Proteins encoded together in one Bradyrhizobium sp. PSBB068 window:
- a CDS encoding alpha/beta hydrolase: protein MDRSVDGTERRLRPPSLFLMLAEARGVLELNSSLLLSPLLLQAPKGDGHPVLALPGFLASDLSMAPMRRYLKELGYDAYAWNMGRNFGGISSRRTALRDLLKRVHEASGRKVSIIGWSLGGVYARDLASQMPELVRSIVTLGSPFAEDIRATNATRLYELLSGERVDDIPEVRAAIAGDMPVPTTSIYSRTDGIVNWRTSRVRPSERAENIEVHLASHLGLGVNPAALWAIADRLAQPEGQFRHFDRSGPFAIAYGPAEQALS, encoded by the coding sequence ATGGACAGGAGCGTTGATGGGACCGAACGCCGGTTGCGCCCGCCCAGCCTGTTCCTGATGCTGGCCGAAGCGCGCGGCGTGCTCGAGCTGAATTCGAGCCTGCTGCTGTCGCCGTTGCTGCTGCAAGCGCCGAAGGGCGACGGTCATCCGGTGCTGGCGCTGCCGGGCTTCCTCGCCAGCGACCTGTCGATGGCGCCGATGCGGCGCTATCTGAAGGAACTCGGCTACGACGCCTATGCCTGGAACATGGGTCGCAATTTCGGCGGGATTTCCAGCAGGCGCACTGCGCTGCGCGATCTGTTGAAGCGGGTCCATGAGGCGTCGGGACGCAAGGTCTCGATCATCGGTTGGAGCCTCGGCGGCGTTTATGCGCGCGACCTGGCGTCGCAGATGCCGGAGCTGGTGCGTTCCATCGTCACGCTGGGCAGCCCGTTCGCCGAGGATATCCGCGCCACCAATGCGACGCGGCTCTATGAGCTGTTGTCCGGCGAGCGCGTGGACGACATTCCCGAGGTCCGCGCCGCGATTGCCGGTGACATGCCGGTGCCGACCACCTCGATCTATTCCCGAACCGACGGCATCGTGAACTGGCGGACCTCGCGGGTGCGCCCGTCGGAGCGCGCTGAGAACATCGAGGTGCACCTCGCCAGCCATCTCGGCCTCGGCGTCAACCCTGCGGCGCTGTGGGCGATTGCGGACCGGCTGGCACAGCCGGAAGGGCAGTTCCGGCATTTTGACCGGTCAGGCCCCTTTGCCATTGCCTACGGGCCGGCAGAACAGGCACTATCCTGA
- a CDS encoding wax ester/triacylglycerol synthase family O-acyltransferase — MSDAKKLSSLDASFLYLETPEMPMHVGSMAIFRLPDGYKGDFFEEFKAMIASRLHIAPILKARLQKAPLDIDHPSWVEDDQFDIDRHIFRASLPAPRDRATLERIVGWMHAKLLNRARPLWEFYVFEGMKDNEIGLYSKMHHACIDGGAGAALTSMIYDLTPVPREIEPPSAKKVAQEPRDIAANLIDAYQQLWTQPFEAAAAAQKSLELPRSGKSDLGSILFDNAMFQIESAVKFAGSMPTVLKSLSDVVAKVADPRSRESLQAMSSPPTILNKAISSERSFAGTSISLSRAKALAKASGGKLNDVVLALASGVVRRYLISQGALPNKSLTAGVPISLREEGNAESNNQVFGMICSIATDVEDPRKRLETIIAQSTKSKEMSHPLRALMPQVSNISLLGAPILVQIMALLYSRSDLSNVLPPATNITVSNVPGPRQTLYAAGAELLHIFPVSISTHGIALNITVQSYRDQLDFGFIVGANIIPHVQVMCDMLPLEFDALEAAFAPPPADIKGAAE, encoded by the coding sequence ATGAGCGACGCCAAGAAGCTGTCCTCGCTGGACGCATCGTTTCTGTATCTGGAAACGCCGGAAATGCCGATGCATGTCGGCAGCATGGCGATCTTCCGCCTGCCTGACGGCTACAAGGGCGACTTCTTCGAGGAATTCAAGGCGATGATCGCCTCGCGGCTGCATATCGCGCCGATCCTCAAGGCGCGCCTGCAGAAGGCGCCGCTCGACATCGATCATCCGTCCTGGGTCGAGGACGATCAGTTCGACATCGACCGCCACATCTTCCGCGCCAGCCTGCCCGCGCCGCGCGACCGCGCCACGCTGGAGCGGATCGTCGGCTGGATGCATGCCAAGCTCTTGAACCGCGCCCGCCCGCTCTGGGAGTTCTACGTCTTCGAAGGCATGAAGGACAACGAGATCGGGCTCTATTCCAAGATGCACCACGCCTGCATCGACGGCGGTGCAGGTGCTGCACTGACCAGCATGATCTATGACCTGACGCCGGTGCCGCGCGAGATCGAGCCGCCGAGCGCGAAGAAGGTGGCGCAGGAGCCGCGCGACATCGCGGCCAATCTGATCGACGCCTATCAGCAGTTGTGGACCCAGCCGTTCGAGGCGGCAGCCGCGGCGCAGAAGAGCCTGGAGCTGCCGCGTTCCGGCAAGAGCGATCTCGGCTCGATCCTGTTCGACAACGCCATGTTCCAGATCGAGAGCGCGGTGAAATTCGCCGGCTCGATGCCGACGGTCCTGAAGAGCCTGTCCGACGTCGTCGCCAAGGTCGCCGATCCCCGGTCGCGCGAGAGCCTGCAGGCGATGTCCTCGCCGCCGACCATCCTCAACAAGGCGATCTCGTCGGAGCGCAGCTTTGCCGGCACCTCGATCTCGCTGTCGCGCGCCAAGGCGCTGGCGAAAGCGTCCGGCGGCAAGCTCAACGATGTCGTGCTGGCGCTCGCCTCCGGCGTGGTGCGGCGCTACCTGATCAGCCAGGGCGCGCTGCCCAACAAATCGCTGACCGCCGGGGTGCCGATCTCGCTGCGCGAGGAGGGCAATGCCGAATCCAACAACCAAGTGTTCGGCATGATCTGTTCGATCGCGACCGACGTCGAGGATCCCAGGAAGCGGCTGGAGACCATCATCGCGCAGTCGACCAAGTCCAAGGAGATGTCGCATCCGCTGCGCGCCCTGATGCCGCAGGTTTCCAACATCTCGCTGTTGGGCGCGCCGATCCTGGTGCAGATCATGGCGCTGCTGTACAGCCGCTCCGACCTCTCCAACGTGCTGCCGCCGGCGACCAACATCACGGTGTCGAACGTGCCGGGGCCGCGGCAGACGCTGTACGCGGCAGGCGCGGAGCTGCTGCATATCTTCCCGGTCTCGATCTCGACCCACGGGATTGCGCTCAACATCACGGTGCAGAGCTATCGCGATCAGCTCGATTTCGGGTTCATCGTCGGTGCCAACATCATTCCCCACGTGCAGGTGATGTGTGACATGCTGCCGCTCGAGTTCGATGCACTCGAGGCGGCGTTCGCGCCCCCGCCTGCCGACATCAAGGGCGCGGCCGAATAG
- a CDS encoding ABC transporter permease has translation MLAFTLRRVLQAIGVMLAVGVIAFAMFRFAGDPVNQMVSIDTSAAERASIRQSLGLDDPVLVQFGHYFINAVQFKFGVSYQFRLPVSSLLAERLPATLELAICATLFAMAAGILMGVYSALRRDTVLAKLFQAVSLIGISLPTFLIGILLIYLFAVTLGWLPSFGRGEVVKLGWWTTGLLTVSGLKALIMPAITLGLFQMTLIMRLVRAEMLEVLRTDYIRFARARGLTTRAIHFGHALKNTLVPVITVAGLQFGSVIAFSIITETVFQWPGMGLLFVQAVQNVDIPIMAAYLLMVSLIFVTINLVVDILYTVVDPRLRSTVSRAA, from the coding sequence ATGCTGGCTTTCACTCTGCGCCGCGTACTGCAGGCGATCGGCGTGATGCTCGCCGTCGGCGTCATCGCGTTCGCGATGTTCCGTTTCGCCGGCGACCCGGTGAACCAGATGGTGTCGATCGACACCTCGGCCGCGGAGCGCGCCTCGATCCGGCAATCGCTCGGCCTTGACGATCCCGTGCTGGTGCAGTTCGGCCATTACTTCATCAATGCCGTGCAGTTCAAGTTCGGGGTGTCCTACCAGTTCCGCCTGCCGGTCTCCTCGCTGTTGGCGGAACGGCTGCCGGCGACGCTGGAGCTTGCGATCTGCGCGACGCTGTTCGCGATGGCAGCCGGCATCCTGATGGGGGTCTATTCGGCGCTGCGCCGCGACACCGTGCTGGCCAAATTATTCCAGGCGGTATCGCTGATCGGCATTTCGCTGCCGACCTTTCTGATCGGCATCCTCCTGATCTATCTGTTCGCCGTGACGCTGGGCTGGCTGCCGTCCTTCGGCCGCGGCGAGGTGGTGAAGCTCGGCTGGTGGACCACCGGGCTGCTCACGGTCTCCGGCCTGAAGGCGCTGATCATGCCGGCGATCACGCTCGGACTATTCCAGATGACCCTGATCATGCGGCTGGTGCGCGCCGAAATGCTGGAAGTGCTGCGGACCGACTATATCCGCTTCGCCCGCGCCCGCGGGCTGACCACGCGTGCGATCCATTTCGGCCATGCGCTGAAGAACACCCTGGTTCCGGTGATCACCGTGGCCGGCCTGCAGTTTGGCTCGGTTATTGCTTTCTCGATCATCACCGAAACCGTGTTCCAATGGCCGGGCATGGGGCTTCTGTTCGTGCAGGCCGTGCAAAACGTCGATATCCCGATCATGGCCGCGTATCTCCTGATGGTCTCGCTGATCTTCGTCACCATCAATCTCGTGGTCGACATCCTCTACACCGTGGTCGATCCGCGCCTGCGGTCAACCGTCAGCCGCGCAGCGTGA
- a CDS encoding ABC transporter permease, whose product MSDAVVPDRTQDHEPAAGWFKRALDSDIFYSFRRSKLTMVAAAITLAFFLLAIFASWLAVQNPFDPAQLQLMNSRIAPLWTADGQSPFLLGTDEQGRDVLSAILYGLRISLAVGLAGVVFAGALGIALGLVAGYFGGVVDSVIMRIADVQLTFPAILIALLVNGVAKSLLGNRLDEMSTLGVLIIAIGLSFWVQYARTVRGSVMVEKNKDYVAAAQLIGLPAQKIMLRHVLPNTMGPILVIATINLALAIITEATLSFLGSGMPDTMPSLGTLIRIGNNYLFAGEWWIVAFPGIALAGLILSINLLGDWLRDALNPKLR is encoded by the coding sequence ATGTCAGACGCCGTCGTCCCCGATCGCACGCAGGACCACGAGCCGGCTGCCGGCTGGTTCAAGCGCGCGCTCGACAGCGACATTTTCTATTCGTTCCGCCGCTCCAAACTGACGATGGTCGCTGCCGCGATCACGCTCGCGTTCTTCCTGCTGGCGATCTTCGCGTCCTGGCTTGCGGTGCAGAACCCGTTCGATCCGGCGCAGCTGCAATTGATGAACTCGCGGATCGCGCCGCTGTGGACCGCCGACGGCCAGAGCCCGTTCCTGCTCGGCACCGACGAGCAGGGCCGCGACGTGCTCTCGGCGATCCTCTACGGCCTGCGCATCTCGCTTGCGGTCGGCTTGGCCGGCGTGGTCTTCGCCGGCGCGCTCGGCATCGCCCTCGGGCTGGTCGCCGGCTATTTCGGCGGCGTGGTCGACAGCGTGATCATGCGGATCGCCGACGTGCAGCTCACCTTTCCGGCGATCCTGATCGCACTGCTGGTTAATGGCGTCGCCAAGTCGCTGCTCGGCAACCGGCTCGACGAGATGAGCACGCTCGGCGTGCTGATCATCGCGATCGGCCTCAGCTTCTGGGTGCAATATGCCCGCACCGTGCGCGGATCGGTGATGGTCGAGAAGAACAAGGATTATGTGGCGGCGGCGCAGCTGATCGGCCTGCCGGCGCAGAAAATCATGCTGCGGCACGTGCTGCCGAATACGATGGGCCCGATCCTCGTCATCGCCACCATCAACCTCGCGCTCGCGATCATCACCGAGGCGACGTTGTCGTTCCTCGGCTCCGGCATGCCCGACACCATGCCCTCGCTCGGCACCCTGATCCGGATCGGCAACAACTATCTGTTCGCCGGCGAATGGTGGATCGTCGCGTTCCCGGGCATTGCCTTGGCCGGGCTGATCCTGTCCATCAACCTGCTCGGCGACTGGCTGCGCGACGCGCTCAACCCAAAGCTCCGATGA
- a CDS encoding ABC transporter substrate-binding protein encodes MSVRWSLFAATAVALLALALPASAQTLKYANQGELKSLDPYTLKETTTIAHHGHVYEGLVARDKNLKIIPALAESWETVSPTKWRFHLRKGVKFHNGDPFTADDVLFSADRVRAKGSNFLSNVPPDAKFTKVDDYTVDVTLDSPNPILTSQWDSWYIMDKKWCEENNSVAPTPASATTPSYAALHENGTGPFTIESHQPGVKTVFKVYPDYWRKPEHNLKEIIFTSIGSDATRVAALLSGEVDVIEPVPIQDIQRVNSSGTATVLTGPEIRTIFIGMDMARDELLYSSVKGKNPFKDIRVREAFYKTIDVELIKTRVMRGMSTPSTLMIAPELYPLSKEFTRPKLDPDGAKKLLADAGYPNGFEVTMDCPNDRYVNDAAICQAVVGMLARIGIKVNLLAQPKAQYFAKVLKPGGYQTSLFMLGWTPATSDSHNVLHDIFGCRPDPKDSTRGEANLGGYCNKEVDELTDKVLVEADDAKRNQLIKQAYEIVIKDYGYIPLHQQSLAWGVSKKVKLTQRADNQVLLYWATKQGE; translated from the coding sequence ATGTCGGTACGTTGGAGTTTGTTTGCGGCGACTGCCGTCGCACTGCTCGCCCTTGCCTTGCCGGCATCGGCCCAGACGCTGAAATACGCCAACCAGGGCGAGCTGAAGTCGCTGGATCCATACACGCTGAAGGAAACCACGACGATCGCGCATCACGGCCACGTCTATGAAGGACTGGTCGCTCGCGACAAGAACCTGAAGATCATCCCGGCGCTGGCGGAAAGCTGGGAAACGGTGAGCCCGACCAAATGGCGCTTTCATCTGCGCAAGGGCGTGAAATTCCACAATGGCGACCCCTTCACCGCCGACGACGTGCTGTTCTCGGCGGATCGCGTCCGCGCCAAGGGCTCCAACTTCCTCAGCAACGTCCCGCCCGACGCCAAGTTCACCAAGGTCGACGATTACACGGTCGACGTGACGCTGGACTCGCCCAATCCCATCCTGACCTCGCAATGGGATAGCTGGTACATCATGGACAAGAAATGGTGCGAGGAGAACAACTCGGTCGCACCGACGCCGGCCTCCGCCACCACCCCGAGCTACGCGGCGCTGCACGAGAACGGCACCGGGCCCTTCACGATCGAGAGCCACCAGCCCGGCGTGAAGACCGTCTTCAAGGTCTACCCGGATTACTGGCGCAAGCCGGAGCATAATCTCAAGGAGATCATCTTCACCTCGATCGGCTCGGACGCCACCCGCGTCGCCGCGCTGCTCTCGGGCGAGGTCGACGTCATCGAGCCGGTTCCAATCCAGGATATCCAGCGCGTCAATTCGAGCGGCACCGCGACCGTCCTGACCGGGCCGGAGATCCGCACCATCTTCATCGGCATGGACATGGCGCGCGACGAGCTGCTGTACTCCAGCGTCAAGGGCAAGAACCCGTTCAAGGACATCCGCGTCCGCGAAGCCTTCTACAAGACGATCGACGTCGAGCTGATCAAGACCCGCGTCATGCGCGGCATGTCGACGCCCTCGACGCTGATGATCGCGCCCGAGCTCTATCCGCTGTCGAAGGAGTTCACCCGGCCGAAGCTCGATCCCGACGGCGCCAAGAAGCTGCTCGCCGACGCCGGCTATCCGAACGGCTTCGAAGTCACGATGGATTGCCCGAACGACCGCTATGTCAACGACGCCGCGATCTGCCAGGCTGTGGTCGGCATGCTGGCCCGCATCGGCATCAAGGTGAACCTGCTGGCGCAGCCGAAGGCGCAGTATTTCGCCAAGGTGCTGAAGCCCGGCGGCTACCAGACCTCGCTCTTCATGCTGGGCTGGACGCCGGCGACCTCGGATTCCCACAACGTGCTGCACGACATTTTCGGCTGCCGGCCCGATCCGAAGGATTCCACGCGGGGCGAGGCCAATCTCGGCGGCTATTGCAACAAGGAAGTCGACGAGCTGACCGACAAGGTGCTGGTCGAGGCCGACGACGCCAAGCGCAACCAGCTGATCAAGCAGGCCTACGAGATCGTCATCAAGGACTATGGCTACATCCCGCTGCACCAGCAGTCGCTGGCATGGGGCGTATCGAAAAAGGTCAAGCTGACCCAGCGTGCGGACAACCAGGTCCTGCTCTACTGGGCGACCAAACAGGGTGAATAG